One genomic window of Pseudomonas sp. LFM046 includes the following:
- a CDS encoding glutathione S-transferase family protein — MYKVYGDYKSGNCYKVKLILNLLGLPYQWVPVDILKGETQSPEFLEKNPNGKIPVLELEDGTTLWESNAILNFLAEGTDLLPAEPRLRTQVLQWQFFEQYSHEPYVAVARFIQLYQGMPEDRLEEYKVCHVRGQKALKVMEKQLQRTPYLVGDQYSIADIALYAYTHVAHEGGFDLSGYPAILAWLDRVASHPRHVGMFD, encoded by the coding sequence ATGTACAAGGTTTACGGCGACTACAAGTCCGGCAACTGCTACAAGGTCAAGCTGATCCTCAACCTGCTCGGCCTGCCGTATCAGTGGGTACCGGTGGACATCCTCAAGGGGGAAACCCAGAGCCCCGAGTTCCTGGAAAAGAACCCCAACGGCAAGATCCCGGTGCTGGAGCTGGAAGACGGCACTACCCTCTGGGAGTCCAATGCCATCCTGAATTTCCTCGCCGAGGGCACCGACCTGCTCCCCGCCGAACCGCGCCTGCGCACCCAGGTGCTGCAGTGGCAGTTCTTCGAGCAGTACAGCCATGAGCCCTATGTGGCGGTGGCGCGCTTCATCCAGCTCTACCAGGGCATGCCGGAAGATCGGCTCGAGGAATACAAGGTCTGCCACGTGCGTGGGCAAAAGGCGCTCAAGGTGATGGAAAAGCAGCTGCAGCGCACGCCTTACCTGGTGGGCGACCAGTACTCCATCGCCGATATCGCCCTCTACGCCTACACCCATGTGGCCCACGAGGGTGGTTTCGACCTGTCCGGCTACCCGGCCATCCTCGCCTGGCTGGATCGCGTGGCCAGCCACCCGCGCCATGTGGGCATGTTCGACTGA
- a CDS encoding PLP-dependent aminotransferase family protein has translation MAFSERIARLKSSLIREILAAAQRPEVMSFAGGLPAEPMLPKVDWDEMPASMGQYGMSEGEPALREAIAAEARALGVPCEASQVLIVSGSQQTLDLASKLFIDPGTEVLLEAPTYLAALQAFQLFGADCIAVPQEADGPEIAALRQRLEQHKPAFAYLIPTFQNPSGTRYSEAKRDAVAALLDEFGVTLIEDEPYRELVFDEGSATPIVSRLKKTSWIYTGTVSKTLLPGLRVGFLIATPDLFPHLLRLKQSADLHTNRIGQWQALQWFGTEQYRQHLAELRDFYRVRRDAMQAALQEHFGELATWEIPQGGLFFWLTLKQPLDTRTLLKPALEQNVAFMPGEPFFIDPDKHPGHLRLNFSHVAPERLGEGLKRLAGVIRQAQAAQAA, from the coding sequence ATGGCCTTCTCTGAACGCATCGCCCGCCTGAAAAGCTCCCTGATCCGCGAAATCCTTGCCGCCGCCCAGCGTCCGGAAGTGATGTCGTTCGCCGGTGGCCTGCCGGCCGAGCCGATGCTGCCGAAAGTGGATTGGGACGAGATGCCGGCAAGCATGGGCCAGTACGGCATGAGCGAAGGCGAGCCGGCACTGCGTGAAGCCATTGCCGCCGAGGCCCGCGCCCTCGGCGTACCCTGCGAGGCGAGCCAGGTGCTGATCGTCAGCGGCTCCCAGCAGACCCTGGACCTGGCCTCCAAGCTGTTCATCGATCCGGGCACCGAGGTGCTGCTGGAGGCGCCCACCTACCTGGCGGCCCTGCAAGCCTTCCAGCTGTTCGGCGCCGATTGCATCGCCGTACCCCAGGAAGCCGACGGCCCGGAAATCGCCGCCCTGCGCCAGCGTCTGGAGCAGCACAAGCCGGCGTTTGCCTACCTCATTCCGACTTTCCAGAATCCGTCCGGCACTCGCTACAGCGAGGCCAAGCGCGACGCGGTCGCCGCGCTGCTGGACGAATTCGGCGTGACCCTGATCGAAGACGAACCCTACCGTGAGCTGGTGTTCGACGAAGGCAGCGCCACCCCCATCGTCAGCCGCCTGAAGAAGACCAGCTGGATCTATACCGGCACCGTCTCCAAGACCCTGTTGCCGGGGCTGCGGGTGGGCTTCCTGATCGCCACCCCGGACCTGTTCCCGCACCTGCTGCGCCTGAAGCAGTCCGCTGACCTGCACACCAACCGCATTGGCCAGTGGCAGGCACTGCAATGGTTCGGTACCGAGCAGTACCGCCAGCACCTGGCCGAGCTGCGTGATTTCTACCGCGTGCGTCGCGACGCCATGCAGGCTGCTCTGCAAGAGCATTTCGGCGAGCTGGCCACCTGGGAAATCCCCCAGGGCGGGCTGTTCTTCTGGCTGACCTTGAAGCAGCCGCTGGATACCCGCACCCTGCTCAAGCCGGCGCTGGAGCAGAACGTCGCCTTCATGCCGGGCGAGCCGTTCTTCATCGATCCGGACAAGCATCCGGGGCATCTGCGTCTGAACTTCAGCCACGTGGCACCGGAGCGTCTGGGTGAAGGCCTGAAGCGGCTCGCGGGCGTCATCCGGCAGGCACAAGCGGCACAGGCCGCCTGA
- a CDS encoding MarR family transcriptional regulator yields the protein MLDLKNSAIQQAAMEAFFFGYQAFTSKPDEILARRGLSRVHHRILFFIAKYPGLSVKEMLGYLGVTKQALNTPLRQLIEMKLVESVAADDDKRKRLLGFTAEGAKLEQALRREQARLLQRAFGEAGEEAVRGWLQVNQALCTARQNEVTEN from the coding sequence ATGCTTGACCTGAAAAATTCCGCCATTCAGCAAGCCGCCATGGAAGCCTTCTTCTTCGGCTACCAGGCCTTCACCAGCAAACCGGACGAAATCCTCGCCCGCCGGGGCCTGTCGCGGGTGCACCACCGCATCCTGTTCTTCATCGCCAAGTACCCGGGGCTGAGCGTCAAGGAGATGCTGGGCTACCTCGGGGTGACCAAGCAGGCGCTGAACACCCCGCTGCGGCAGCTGATCGAGATGAAGCTGGTGGAGAGCGTCGCGGCGGACGATGACAAGCGCAAGCGCCTGCTGGGGTTCACCGCCGAAGGGGCGAAGCTGGAGCAGGCCCTGCGCCGCGAACAGGCGCGTCTGCTGCAACGCGCCTTCGGCGAGGCCGGAGAGGAAGCGGTGCGCGGCTGGCTACAGGTCAACCAGGCACTTTGCACCGCCCGTCAGAACGAAGTCACCGAGAACTAG
- a CDS encoding LysE family translocator — MSLELIFAFALFAFVTSVTPGPNNMMLLASGVNFGIRRSVPHMLGISLGFMVLVIAVGLGLSQVFQQIPELYTALRYLGAAYLLYLAWKIAGSGAPDANEAEKRPKPFTFLQAAAFQWVNPKAWVMAIGAITTYTPQENFVVNVVLIAALFALINCPSVGLWTVAGSLLRRWLSEPRILRLFNVGMALLLVASLYPILVDVHGKI, encoded by the coding sequence ATGAGCCTGGAACTGATTTTCGCCTTCGCCCTCTTCGCTTTCGTCACCTCCGTGACGCCCGGCCCCAACAACATGATGCTGCTCGCCTCCGGGGTGAACTTCGGGATACGCCGCAGCGTGCCGCACATGCTCGGCATCAGCCTCGGCTTCATGGTGCTGGTGATCGCCGTGGGCCTGGGCCTGTCCCAGGTGTTCCAGCAGATTCCGGAGCTCTATACCGCGCTGCGTTACCTCGGTGCCGCCTACCTGCTCTACCTGGCCTGGAAGATCGCCGGCTCCGGCGCCCCGGACGCCAACGAAGCGGAGAAACGCCCGAAGCCGTTCACCTTCCTCCAGGCCGCGGCCTTCCAATGGGTGAATCCCAAGGCCTGGGTGATGGCCATCGGCGCTATCACCACCTACACGCCGCAGGAGAATTTCGTGGTCAATGTGGTGCTGATCGCTGCCCTCTTCGCGCTGATCAACTGCCCCAGCGTCGGCCTCTGGACGGTGGCCGGCAGCCTGCTGCGCCGCTGGCTGTCCGAACCGCGCATACTGCGCCTGTTCAACGTCGGCATGGCCCTGCTACTGGTGGCCTCGCTCTACCCCATCCTGGTCGATGTCCACGGAAAGATCTGA
- a CDS encoding benzoate/H(+) symporter BenE family transporter, with product MTLSTETPANPPRLRPFADSSPAAVVAGFIAMLTGYTSSLVLMFQAGQAAGLSNGQISSWIWALSIGMAVTTIGLSLRYRTPIVVAWSTPGAALLVTSLSGVSYAEAIGAFIVCAALLALVGLTGGFERLMRRLPASLAAALLAGILFKIGSEIFIAAQHRTSLVLAMFFSYLVFKRLQPRYAVLAALLVGCLVAAALGLLDFSGFEFALAEPVWTTPEFSVTAIISIGIPLFVVAMASQNIPGIAVLRADGYQVPASPLVSVTGLASLLLAPFGSHGINLAAISAAICTGPHAHEDRSKRYTAAVWCGVFYGIAGTFGATLAALFAALPKELVLSIAALALFGSISNGLTAAMQAPKEREAALITFMVTASGMTLLSIGSAFWGLIAGVLTLLILNFDSGRDK from the coding sequence ATGACTCTCAGCACGGAAACCCCGGCCAACCCACCGCGCCTGCGCCCCTTCGCAGACTCCTCGCCCGCCGCCGTGGTGGCGGGCTTCATCGCCATGCTCACCGGCTACACCAGCTCCCTGGTGCTGATGTTCCAGGCCGGCCAGGCGGCCGGCCTGAGCAATGGGCAGATTTCCTCGTGGATCTGGGCCCTGTCCATCGGCATGGCGGTAACCACCATCGGCCTGTCCCTGCGCTACCGCACGCCCATCGTGGTCGCCTGGTCTACGCCGGGTGCGGCCCTGCTCGTTACCAGCCTGTCGGGCGTGAGCTATGCCGAGGCGATTGGCGCCTTCATCGTCTGCGCGGCCCTGCTGGCCCTGGTGGGACTGACCGGCGGCTTCGAGCGGCTGATGCGCCGCCTGCCCGCCTCCCTGGCAGCCGCCTTGCTGGCGGGCATCCTGTTCAAGATCGGCAGCGAAATCTTCATCGCCGCCCAGCACCGCACCTCCCTGGTGCTGGCGATGTTCTTCAGCTACCTGGTGTTCAAGCGCCTGCAACCGCGTTATGCCGTGCTGGCGGCGCTGCTGGTGGGTTGCCTGGTAGCGGCCGCGTTGGGCCTGCTGGATTTCAGCGGATTCGAATTCGCCCTGGCCGAGCCCGTCTGGACGACCCCGGAGTTCTCCGTCACCGCCATCATCAGCATCGGCATTCCGCTCTTCGTGGTGGCCATGGCGTCACAGAACATCCCCGGCATCGCCGTGCTGCGGGCCGACGGCTACCAGGTGCCGGCCTCGCCGCTGGTCTCGGTCACCGGCCTCGCCTCCCTGCTGCTGGCGCCCTTCGGCTCCCATGGCATCAACCTGGCGGCCATCAGCGCAGCCATCTGCACTGGCCCCCACGCCCACGAGGACCGCAGCAAGCGTTACACCGCCGCTGTCTGGTGCGGGGTCTTCTACGGCATCGCCGGCACCTTCGGCGCCACCCTGGCAGCACTCTTCGCCGCCCTGCCCAAGGAGCTGGTGCTGTCCATCGCCGCCCTGGCGCTGTTCGGCTCCATCAGCAATGGTCTCACCGCCGCCATGCAAGCGCCGAAGGAGCGCGAAGCGGCACTCATCACCTTCATGGTGACCGCCTCAGGCATGACGCTCCTGTCCATCGGTTCCGCCTTCTGGGGATTGATCGCCGGGGTGTTGACCCTGCTGATCCTCAACTTCGACAGCGGCCGGGATAAATGA
- a CDS encoding SDR family oxidoreductase, which yields MSMKFSGQVALVTGAANGIGRATAQAFAAEGLKVVVSDVDVAGGEGTVELIRAAGGEAVFIRCNVTRDAEVKALMEGAVAAYGRLDYAFNNAGIEIEKGKLADGDEAEFDAIMGVNVKGVWLCMKYQIPLLLAQGGGAIVNTASVAGLGAAPKMSIYAASKHAVIGLTKSAAVEYAKKKIRVNAVCPAVIDTDMFRRAYEADPKKAEFVATMHPVGRIGKVEEIAAAVLYLCCDAAGFTTGQALAVDGGATAI from the coding sequence ATGAGCATGAAGTTCTCCGGCCAGGTCGCCCTGGTAACCGGTGCCGCCAACGGTATCGGTCGCGCCACGGCCCAGGCGTTCGCCGCCGAGGGTCTGAAAGTGGTGGTTTCCGATGTGGACGTCGCCGGTGGCGAGGGCACGGTGGAACTGATTCGCGCCGCCGGTGGCGAGGCCGTGTTCATCCGCTGCAACGTGACCCGCGACGCCGAGGTCAAGGCGCTGATGGAAGGTGCCGTGGCTGCCTATGGCCGCTTGGACTACGCCTTCAACAACGCCGGCATCGAGATCGAGAAGGGCAAACTGGCCGACGGCGACGAGGCGGAGTTCGACGCCATCATGGGCGTCAACGTGAAGGGCGTGTGGCTCTGCATGAAGTACCAGATCCCGCTGCTCCTGGCCCAGGGCGGCGGCGCTATCGTCAACACTGCGTCCGTGGCTGGCCTGGGTGCAGCGCCGAAGATGAGCATCTACGCCGCGTCCAAGCACGCGGTGATCGGCCTGACCAAATCGGCGGCCGTCGAATATGCCAAGAAGAAGATCCGGGTGAACGCCGTGTGCCCGGCGGTGATCGACACCGACATGTTCCGCCGTGCCTACGAGGCCGATCCGAAGAAGGCTGAGTTCGTCGCCACGATGCATCCGGTGGGACGCATCGGCAAGGTCGAGGAGATCGCCGCGGCGGTGCTCTACCTCTGCTGCGATGCCGCCGGCTTCACCACTGGCCAGGCCTTGGCGGTGGACGGCGGCGCGACGGCGATCTGA
- a CDS encoding NADP-dependent oxidoreductase gives MPLLNRQFLLAQRPVGPATRETFSYVETPVGEPGPDQVLVENLYLSLDPAMRGWMNDARSYIAPVALGEVMRALGVGKVMASQHPDFKVGDHVCGSVGVQDYFLGTPRDFHKVDPDRAPLPLYLSALGMTGMTAYFALLDVGQPKAGETVVISGAAGAVGGVAGQIARIKGCRVVGIAGGAEKCRYLVEQLGFDGAIDYKAEDLHAALKRECPNGVDVYFDNVGGDILDTVLTRINRKARIVICGAISQYNNKEAVKGPANYLALLVNRARMEGMVVFDYADRYGEAVKDIAGWLASGELKSKEDVVTGLESFPETLGKLFSGENFGKLVLKVR, from the coding sequence ATGCCCCTGCTCAATCGCCAGTTCCTGCTTGCCCAGCGCCCGGTTGGACCGGCCACTCGCGAAACCTTCTCCTACGTGGAAACCCCGGTCGGCGAGCCCGGCCCCGACCAGGTGTTGGTGGAAAACCTCTATCTGTCCCTCGACCCCGCCATGCGCGGCTGGATGAACGACGCCCGCTCCTACATCGCCCCGGTGGCCCTGGGCGAGGTGATGCGCGCTTTGGGCGTTGGCAAGGTGATGGCCTCGCAGCACCCGGACTTCAAGGTGGGGGACCACGTCTGCGGTTCAGTCGGCGTCCAGGATTACTTTCTCGGCACGCCTCGCGACTTCCACAAGGTGGACCCGGACCGCGCTCCCCTACCCCTCTACCTTTCCGCCCTGGGCATGACCGGCATGACGGCGTATTTCGCCCTGCTGGACGTGGGCCAGCCCAAGGCTGGGGAAACCGTGGTCATCTCCGGGGCGGCCGGCGCGGTGGGCGGCGTCGCCGGGCAGATTGCGCGGATCAAGGGTTGCCGCGTGGTGGGCATTGCCGGTGGCGCGGAGAAATGCCGTTACCTGGTCGAGCAACTGGGCTTCGACGGTGCCATCGACTACAAGGCCGAGGACCTCCACGCCGCCCTCAAGCGCGAATGCCCGAACGGCGTTGACGTTTATTTCGACAACGTCGGCGGCGACATCCTCGACACCGTGCTGACCCGTATCAACCGCAAGGCACGGATCGTGATCTGCGGCGCCATCAGCCAGTACAACAACAAGGAAGCGGTGAAGGGCCCGGCCAACTACTTGGCGCTGCTGGTCAACCGCGCGCGCATGGAAGGCATGGTGGTGTTCGACTATGCGGACCGCTATGGCGAGGCGGTCAAGGACATCGCCGGCTGGTTGGCCAGCGGCGAACTGAAGAGCAAGGAAGATGTGGTGACCGGGCTGGAAAGCTTCCCGGAAACCCTGGGCAAGCTGTTCAGCGGGGAGAACTTCGGGAAACTGGTGCTGAAAGTGCGCTGA
- the pyrF gene encoding orotidine-5'-phosphate decarboxylase translates to MSACQTPIIVALDFPTREAALRLADQLDPKLCRVKVGKELFTSCASEIVSTLRDRGFEVFLDLKFHDIPNTTAMAVKAAAEMGVWMVNVHCSGGLRMMAACRETLDKFNGPKPLLIGVTVLTSMEREDLAGIGLDIEPKEQVLRLAGLADKAGMDGLVCSAQEATDLKAAYPRLQLVTPGIRPAGSAQDDQRRILTPRQALDAGSDYLVIGRPISQAADPAKALAAVVAELA, encoded by the coding sequence ATGTCCGCCTGTCAGACGCCGATCATTGTCGCCCTCGACTTTCCCACCCGCGAAGCCGCCCTGCGGCTGGCCGACCAGCTGGACCCCAAGCTGTGCCGGGTCAAGGTGGGCAAGGAGCTGTTCACCAGCTGCGCTTCTGAGATCGTCTCGACCCTGCGTGACCGCGGCTTCGAAGTCTTCCTCGACCTGAAATTCCACGACATCCCCAACACCACCGCCATGGCGGTGAAGGCCGCCGCCGAGATGGGCGTGTGGATGGTCAACGTGCACTGCTCGGGCGGCCTGCGCATGATGGCGGCCTGCCGCGAGACCCTGGACAAGTTCAACGGGCCGAAGCCGCTGCTGATTGGCGTGACCGTGCTGACCAGCATGGAACGCGAAGACCTGGCTGGCATCGGCCTGGACATCGAGCCCAAGGAGCAGGTGCTGCGTCTCGCCGGTCTGGCGGACAAGGCTGGCATGGATGGCCTGGTCTGCTCGGCCCAGGAAGCCACCGACCTCAAGGCTGCCTATCCGCGCCTGCAGCTGGTGACCCCGGGCATCCGTCCGGCCGGCAGCGCCCAGGACGACCAGCGTCGCATCCTCACCCCGCGCCAGGCTCTGGATGCCGGCTCCGACTACCTGGTGATCGGTCGCCCCATCAGCCAGGCCGCCGATCCGGCCAAGGCCCTGGCCGCCGTGGTCGCCGAGCTGGCGTGA
- a CDS encoding integral membrane protein, whose product MQIPVTLQAGLWGWLAASSLLIGAGIGFLVTLPKKVLASIMAYGSGVLVAALCFGQIPEAERIGGLLPTLGGLLAGGVAFVLASQYIERLEHRHRGKSSNGGSGMVAMLIAVGAFLDGIPESLGLGLGLLDGGEVSVLMLVAIFLANLPEGLASAAGLREEKRSGWLVFGLWGVIAVLSGLAAMAGPGLFAGLSPHWLAFALGFSAGAVLCMLVDTLIPEAFETTHAWTGLITLAGFMTAFTLDHIV is encoded by the coding sequence CTGCTCATCGGCGCGGGCATCGGTTTCCTGGTGACGCTGCCGAAGAAGGTTCTGGCCTCGATCATGGCCTACGGCAGCGGCGTGCTGGTGGCCGCCCTGTGCTTCGGGCAGATCCCTGAGGCAGAGCGCATCGGCGGGCTCTTGCCGACCCTGGGCGGGTTGCTGGCCGGCGGCGTCGCTTTTGTGCTGGCCAGCCAGTACATCGAGCGCCTGGAGCATCGCCATCGTGGCAAGAGCAGCAACGGCGGCAGCGGCATGGTGGCCATGCTGATCGCTGTCGGCGCCTTCCTCGACGGTATTCCCGAATCACTTGGCCTGGGGTTGGGGCTGCTGGATGGTGGCGAGGTCAGCGTGCTGATGCTCGTGGCCATCTTCCTCGCCAACCTGCCTGAAGGCCTGGCCAGTGCCGCCGGGCTGCGGGAGGAAAAGCGCAGCGGCTGGCTGGTGTTCGGCCTCTGGGGCGTCATTGCCGTGCTGTCCGGGCTGGCGGCCATGGCCGGGCCAGGGTTGTTCGCCGGTCTGTCACCGCATTGGCTGGCCTTCGCCCTGGGATTCTCGGCGGGCGCGGTGCTCTGCATGCTCGTGGACACCCTGATCCCCGAAGCCTTCGAAACCACACATGCCTGGACCGGGCTGATCACCCTGGCGGGGTTCATGACGGCCTTTACTCTGGATCACATTGTCTGA